Proteins from a genomic interval of Rosa chinensis cultivar Old Blush chromosome 2, RchiOBHm-V2, whole genome shotgun sequence:
- the LOC112186016 gene encoding uncharacterized protein LOC112186016 isoform X2 — translation MEQQIARERAAWEERFQKLEAMVNGKEMPADSPKPVTPLNDLGSGQGSCSRHLEKAGLKAIEIEAAKTAKKKLDLRDDQQKVVEENEVFVDGELNIKLTSIIEEEVRNDLTPKKNAVVEQVQVPVQSTNIVQSGCKLAIDSLDNIVAEGTIIQVDVDSSKQTIHGVPLAEENVRVSITKSIVANALLPIPINDEILFVRDAIGTCIAWPRDWVIPTAADAKREKIKVVRRKKKDIYDDFFDHDDLDKLPPNLPPPLKTLATWANDNLKDGITIHTTLGEELFGYLKKVAIFRRDVYAMTNMKEVSAGCIVMYMSFLYQVLKKSKMLDMIGFVDPANTGIIGCGNPTERARSLSVSYERGKPGQIFLVPYNSGGHWMLTVANPTEEVVYFMDPLKRRLITGEWRTIVDNSIKIFNAQKHRKGRKTVQWKNCAGIPEQMGDKTCGYWIMHYMRDIVEDKNQEWSAKWERKANHYYTMENVDAVRAEWAKYVMKFKDN, via the exons ATGGAGCAACAAATTGCTAGGGAAAGAGCCGCTTGGGAGGAAAGGTTTCAGAAGTTAGAAGCGATGGTTAATGGGAAAGAGATGCCAGCTGACTCACCCAAACCTGTGACACCGCTGAATGATTTAGGCTCTGGCCAAGGCAGCTGTTCAAGGCACCTTGAAAAGGCTGGTTTGAAAGCTATTGAAATTGAAGCTGCCAAAACTGCCAAGAAGAAGTTAGATTTAAGGGACGACCAGCAGAAAGTAGTTGAGGAGAATGAAGTCTTTGTGGATGGGGAGCTGAACATCAAACTAACCTCGATTATTGAGGAGGAGGTTAGAAATGATTTAACTCCGAAAAAAAATGCAGTTGTGGAGCAAGTGCAAGTGCCT GTTCAGTCCACCAATATTGTCCAGTCAGGGTGTAAACTTGCGATAGATTCATTGGACAACATAGTGGCTGAAGGAACGATCATTCAAGTGGATGTTGACTCCAGCAAGCAAACTATCCATGGTGTTCCATTGGCTGAGGAAAATGTCCGAGTATCGATCACCAAATCTATTGTTGCTAATGCTTTGCTACCAATTCCTATTAATGATGAGATTCTGTTTGTCCGCGATGCAATTGGTACATGCATTGCTTGGCCTAGAGACTGGGTTATACCCACTGCAGCTGATGCAAAG CGGGAAAAGATTAAGGTTGtgaggaggaaaaagaaggatATATATGATGATTTTTTTGATCATGATGATTTGGACAAGCTGCCACCCAATTTGCCTCCACCACTTAAGACGTTGGCCACATGGGCTAATGATAACTTGAAGGATGGGATCACCATCCACACAACCTTAGGCGAGGAATTATTTGGATATCTAAAAAAGGTCGCCATCTTCAGAAGGGATGTGTATGCCATGACCAACATGAAGGAGGTTTCTGCCGGCTGCATTGTGATGTATATGAG CTTCCTTTATCAAGTGTTGAAGAAATCGAAGATGCTTGACATGATTGGCTTCGTAGATCCTGCTAATACTGGTATCATTGGCTGTGGAAATCCGACTGAACGGGCTCGTTCTTTGTCAGTTTCTTATGAAAGAGGGAAGCCTGGTCAGATTTTTTTGGTCCCCTATAATTCAGG CGGTCATTGGATGTTGACGGTGGCAAACCCCACTGAAGAAGTTGTGTATTTCATGGATCCGCTAAAGAGGCGACTCATCACCGGTGAATGGAGAACTATTGTGGACAA CTCCATCAAAATATTCAATGCCCAAAAACATAGGAAAGGCCGAAAGACAGTTCAATGGAAAAACTGTGCA ggCATTCCGGAGCAGATGGGTGATAAGACTTGTGGTTATTGGATTATGCATTACATGAGGGATATAGTGGAGGACAAAAACCAAGAGTGGAGTGCTAAG TGGGAAAGAAAAGCAAATCACTATTACACAATGGAGAATGTTGATGCTGTCCGGGCAGAGTGGGCAAAGTATGTTATGAAGTTCAAAGATAACTAG
- the LOC112186016 gene encoding uncharacterized protein LOC112186016 isoform X1, whose protein sequence is MEQQIARERAAWEERFQKLEAMVNGKEMPADSPKPVTPLNDLGSGQGSCSRHLEKAGLKAIEIEAAKTAKKKLDLRDDQQKVVEENEVFVDGELNIKLTSIIEEEVRNDLTPKKNAVVEQVQVPQVQSTNIVQSGCKLAIDSLDNIVAEGTIIQVDVDSSKQTIHGVPLAEENVRVSITKSIVANALLPIPINDEILFVRDAIGTCIAWPRDWVIPTAADAKREKIKVVRRKKKDIYDDFFDHDDLDKLPPNLPPPLKTLATWANDNLKDGITIHTTLGEELFGYLKKVAIFRRDVYAMTNMKEVSAGCIVMYMSFLYQVLKKSKMLDMIGFVDPANTGIIGCGNPTERARSLSVSYERGKPGQIFLVPYNSGGHWMLTVANPTEEVVYFMDPLKRRLITGEWRTIVDNSIKIFNAQKHRKGRKTVQWKNCAGIPEQMGDKTCGYWIMHYMRDIVEDKNQEWSAKWERKANHYYTMENVDAVRAEWAKYVMKFKDN, encoded by the exons ATGGAGCAACAAATTGCTAGGGAAAGAGCCGCTTGGGAGGAAAGGTTTCAGAAGTTAGAAGCGATGGTTAATGGGAAAGAGATGCCAGCTGACTCACCCAAACCTGTGACACCGCTGAATGATTTAGGCTCTGGCCAAGGCAGCTGTTCAAGGCACCTTGAAAAGGCTGGTTTGAAAGCTATTGAAATTGAAGCTGCCAAAACTGCCAAGAAGAAGTTAGATTTAAGGGACGACCAGCAGAAAGTAGTTGAGGAGAATGAAGTCTTTGTGGATGGGGAGCTGAACATCAAACTAACCTCGATTATTGAGGAGGAGGTTAGAAATGATTTAACTCCGAAAAAAAATGCAGTTGTGGAGCAAGTGCAAGTGCCT CAGGTTCAGTCCACCAATATTGTCCAGTCAGGGTGTAAACTTGCGATAGATTCATTGGACAACATAGTGGCTGAAGGAACGATCATTCAAGTGGATGTTGACTCCAGCAAGCAAACTATCCATGGTGTTCCATTGGCTGAGGAAAATGTCCGAGTATCGATCACCAAATCTATTGTTGCTAATGCTTTGCTACCAATTCCTATTAATGATGAGATTCTGTTTGTCCGCGATGCAATTGGTACATGCATTGCTTGGCCTAGAGACTGGGTTATACCCACTGCAGCTGATGCAAAG CGGGAAAAGATTAAGGTTGtgaggaggaaaaagaaggatATATATGATGATTTTTTTGATCATGATGATTTGGACAAGCTGCCACCCAATTTGCCTCCACCACTTAAGACGTTGGCCACATGGGCTAATGATAACTTGAAGGATGGGATCACCATCCACACAACCTTAGGCGAGGAATTATTTGGATATCTAAAAAAGGTCGCCATCTTCAGAAGGGATGTGTATGCCATGACCAACATGAAGGAGGTTTCTGCCGGCTGCATTGTGATGTATATGAG CTTCCTTTATCAAGTGTTGAAGAAATCGAAGATGCTTGACATGATTGGCTTCGTAGATCCTGCTAATACTGGTATCATTGGCTGTGGAAATCCGACTGAACGGGCTCGTTCTTTGTCAGTTTCTTATGAAAGAGGGAAGCCTGGTCAGATTTTTTTGGTCCCCTATAATTCAGG CGGTCATTGGATGTTGACGGTGGCAAACCCCACTGAAGAAGTTGTGTATTTCATGGATCCGCTAAAGAGGCGACTCATCACCGGTGAATGGAGAACTATTGTGGACAA CTCCATCAAAATATTCAATGCCCAAAAACATAGGAAAGGCCGAAAGACAGTTCAATGGAAAAACTGTGCA ggCATTCCGGAGCAGATGGGTGATAAGACTTGTGGTTATTGGATTATGCATTACATGAGGGATATAGTGGAGGACAAAAACCAAGAGTGGAGTGCTAAG TGGGAAAGAAAAGCAAATCACTATTACACAATGGAGAATGTTGATGCTGTCCGGGCAGAGTGGGCAAAGTATGTTATGAAGTTCAAAGATAACTAG
- the LOC112187626 gene encoding pentatricopeptide repeat-containing protein At3g02330, mitochondrial, with amino-acid sequence MATPHHHLLHTCLTRLFSFPLKPLSPKPQPLFFTFSTLTRPNQTTPTTNFKTFSQIFQQCSHARALNPGKQAHARMLVSGFEPTVFVTNCLIQMYVKCWVLGYAAKVFDEMPQRDTVSWNTMIFGYAESGEMGSAQACFDAMPERDVVSWNSLISGYLQNGECLKSIDVYLKMGNAGVGCDRTTSAVVLKACAVMEEVELGIQIHCVAVKMAFDIDVFTGSALADMYGKCKRLDCSLQVFRELPEKNSVSWSAVIAGSVQNDRFAMGIELFNEMQKAGIGVSQSTYASVFRSCAGLSAYSLGTQLHGHAVKTQFHSDVVVGTATLDMYAKCDNVGDARKIFNSMPNRSLQSYNAMIVGYARNGQGFEALQLFMLLQKSGIGFDEITLSGALSACAMIKGHLEGLQLQGLVVKSSFRSNVCVTNAILDMYGKCGDVLGASFVFDEMVRRDAVSWNAIIAAHGQNENKEETLSCFVSMLRSRMEPDEFTYGSVLRACAGQHSLNHGMEIHSRIIKSGMGMNLFIGGALVDMYSKCGMMEEAEKIHHRTEHTMVSWNAIISGFSLLKQNEDAQTFFSQMLEMGEKPDNFTYATVLDTCANLATVGLGKQIHAQIIKHELQSDVYVTSTLVDMYAKCGNMQDSHLMFKKAPKRDAVTWNAMISGYANYGLGEDALRIFDNMQLENVEPNHVTFVSVLRACGHIGNAEKGLYYFRTMLSDYGLKPQLEHYSCMVDIIGRSGQVDQALRLIQDMPFEPDDVIWRTLLSICKLHGNVQVAEIAANSIWQLDPQDSSTYVLLSNIYAEAGMWGEVLEMRKTMRYNRMKKEPGCSWIEVKDEVHAFFVGDKAHPRSEEVYERLDLLVVEMMRIGYRPEIEFVLDEEMEEQEHLE; translated from the coding sequence ATGGCTACTCCTCACCATCATCTCCTTCACACTTGCTTGACCAGactcttctccttccctctAAAACCTCTCTCCCCAAAACCCCAACCCCTATTTTTCACATTCTCTACTCTCACTCGCCCCAACCAAACAACACCCACCACAAATTTCAAAACTTTCTCCCAAATTTTCCAGCAATGCTCCCATGCCAGAGCTCTGAACCCGGGAAAACAGGCCCACGCCCGCATGCTCGTTTCCGGGTTCGAGCCCACAGTCTTCGTCACGAACTGTCTCATCCAAATGTATGTGAAATGCTGGGTCTTGGGTTATGCAGCcaaggtgttcgatgaaatgcctcAACGGGACACGGTGTCGTGGAACACCATGATTTTCGGGTATGCTGAGAGTGGCGAAATGGGGTCTGCGCAGGCTTGTTTTGACGCCATGCCGGAGAGagatgtggtttcttggaattcGTTGATTTCGGGGTACTTGCAGAATGGGGAGTGTTTGAAGTCCATTGATGTTTATCTGAAGATGGGGAATGCAGGGGTGGGATGTGACCGTACTACATCTGCTGTTGTTCTGAAAGCGTGTGCGGTGATGGAAGAGGTTGAATTGGGGATTCAAATTCACTGTGTTGCGGTCAAAATGGCTTTCGACATTGATGTGTTCACGGGTAGTGCTTTAGCTGACATGTATGGCAAGTGTAAAAGATTGGATTGTTCGCTACAGGTTTTTCGTGAATTGCCTGAAAAGAATTCAGTCTCGTGGAGCGCTGTAATTGCAGGTTCGGTTCAGAATGACAGGTTTGCCATGGGTATAGAACTATTTAATGAGATGCAGAAAGCAGGCATTGGGGTGAGCCAATCTACCTATGCTAGTGTTTTCAGGTCGTGTGCAGGATTATCCGCATACAGCTTAGGCACTCAGTTACATGGGCATGCTGTAAAAACACAATTTCATTCTGATGTCGTAGTTGGCACCGCCACATTGGACATGTACGCAAAATGTGACAATGTAGGCGATGCCAGAAAGATATTTAACTCAATGCCAAACCGAAGTTTGCAGTCATATAATGCAATGATAGTTGGCTATGCTCGAAATGGGCAAGGTTTTGAAGCGCTGCAGCTGTTTATGCTTCTGCAGAAGTCTGGCATTGGTTTTGATGAAATAACATTGTCTGGTGCACTTAGTGCTTGTGCAATGATCAAAGGACACTTGGAGGGCCTTCAACTACAAGGATTAGTTGTTAAGAGTAGCTTCAGATCCAATGTATGTGTAACAAATGCCATTCTCGACATGTATGGTAAATGTGGAGATGTGTTGGGAGCTTCTTTTGTGTTTGATGAGATGGTAAGAAGAGATGCTGTGTCTTGGAATGCAATCATTGCAGCTCATGGACAGAACGAAAATAAAGAGGAAACACTTTCTTGTTTTGTCTCCATGCTCCGCTCAAGGATGGAACCTGACGAGTTCACCTATGGTAGCGTTTTAAGAGCTTGTGCAGGTCAGCATTCTTTAAACCATGGTATGGAAATCCATAGCAGAATAATTAAATCTGGAATGGGCATGAACTTGTTTATTGGAGGTGCCCTTGTTGATATGTACTCCAAGTGTGGAATGATGGAAGAGGCTGAAAAAATACATCACAGAACAGAACACACGATGGTCTCATGGAATGCAATCATATCTGGTTTCTCACTGCTGAAGCAAAATGAGGATGCACAGACATTTTTTTCTCAGATGTTGGAGATGGGAGAAAAGCCTGATAATTTCACATATGCAACGGTGCTTGATACCTGTGCTAATTTGGCTACTGTTGGACTTGGGAAGCAGATCCATGCTCAAATTATCAAGCATGAATTGCAATCGGATGTATATGTGACCAGCACTCTTGTTGATATGTACGCCAAGTGTGGTAACATGCAAGACTCTCATCTAATGTTCAAGAAAGCACCTAAGCGGGATGCTGTTACATGGAATGCCATGATTTCTGGCTATGCGAACTATGGTCTCGGAGAAGATGCCCTTAGAATTTTTGACAATATGCAGCTTGAGAATGTGGAGCCAAACCACGTAACTTTTGTTTCTGTCCTCCGAGCCTGTGGACATATTGGAAATGCTGAAAAAGGTTTATACTACTTCCGCACAATGCTTTCTGATTATGGTTTGAAACCTCAATTGGAGCATTACTCGTGTATGGTGGATATTATAGGAAGGTCAGGTCAAGTAGATCAAGCACTGAGGCTTATTCAAGATATGCCTTTTGAACCTGATGATGTAATATGGAGAACTCTGCTCAGCATTTGCAAGCTTCATGGGAATGTACAAGTGGCTGAAATAGCAGCCAACTCTATTTGGCAATTGGATCCGCAAGACTCTTCTACCTATGTTCTGTTGTCAAATATATATGCTGAAGCTGGAATGTGGGGTGAGGTCCTGGAGATGAGGAAAACAATGAGGTATAATAGGATGAAGAAGGAGCCGGGTTGCAGCTGGATTGAGGTAAAAGATGAAGTACATGCATTTTTTGTTGGGGACAAGGCTCATCCAAGAAGTGAGGAGGTATATGAGAGACTTGATTTGTTAGTTGTTGAGATGATGAGGATTGGGTATAGGCCAGAAATTGAGTTTGTGCTTGATGAGGAGATGGAAGAGCAGGAGCACCTAGAGTAG